One window from the genome of Jeotgalibaca sp. MA1X17-3 encodes:
- a CDS encoding SbcC/MukB-like Walker B domain-containing protein encodes MRPLRLELTAFGPYKEKTVLDFKDLKNQNLFLVCGPTGSGKTTIFDAIAYALYDDASGESRSKDTFKSQFASDQDLCEVTFEFELKGEEYKIIRSPKQTGPGKRKGTVKNYESTVAFYNGDTVTTKIKDANEEITTLLSLSYNQFKQIVMLPQGEFKKLLESDSKNKEEIFRDIFRTELILSFQEILKKQASQLKKDAEHAEISLRAAYEYLIDIDDEQLINAMKLQDTESVLDRLDKLATNYSKKEASFLDSLKKNDHHLLILQGQVTEWEKYEILLLENKKLLAVTEDYQRIETELFDYQQGKICLEAKKQWQAAELENNQIQNQFIIEQEEKKKTGTLIQDLTDQFFNIEEEYKKLPQWRKEKEELKKQNEKILQLEQMEEEKLNLEKQKTDTKKTIESIEVQLVELKKNKEKWNAQSLEIRIAQESLWEKNEGKQLIQEQIKNVQNKEKDIQTLESLIEDLHNAIKEMKNSQINYEEKTNLLTEQRKLYNNNLAGILAADLEVDHPCPVCGSYEHPSLAQPILETPSDEQLEEMERSRETASHIYSKNSAVVASLKKQITTFENSLGFTIESLHSEKMKLSKRMDQESEKLQALEKELQSLQEMIVHFDKVQSKITTTAQEERDAELKNKELHTNILHQNNRIEVLESNKKNLLPEISNLDLEVVKKELTEWNNKITHIEKEYPEMRNKITELEKKLAGQISTISSLEKQVETTDQRVEQFHIEYQNKLDQAGFKENFEEELLSNQAAQQKEKDLIEFQDSVKINTQNLNTQKQLIDSYGNDMTLDHLELERRQVQEEKDSIEIQISMIRSLLQTIVKGQTSIKKIYKKMHGVLEKYQRVQRLSEIANGTSKETGRMSFERYVLAIYYEEIVKAANIRLQQMTADRYLLLRTEEKGKGIGAKGLELDVFDHYTGQTRSVKTLSGGESFKASLALALGLSDVMQSQSGGIQIDTLFIDEGFGTLDSESLDHAIQTLAELNARGRIVGVISHVDELKTRIPAHIEVTHTSEGSHARITV; translated from the coding sequence ATGAGACCTCTTCGATTAGAGTTAACTGCCTTCGGACCTTACAAAGAAAAAACGGTACTTGATTTTAAAGATTTAAAAAATCAAAATCTTTTTTTAGTATGTGGTCCTACTGGCTCAGGAAAAACTACTATTTTTGATGCAATTGCTTATGCTTTATATGATGATGCTAGCGGTGAGAGTCGAAGTAAGGATACTTTTAAATCTCAATTTGCCTCCGATCAAGATCTTTGCGAAGTAACTTTTGAATTTGAACTAAAAGGTGAAGAATACAAAATTATTCGTTCCCCGAAACAAACGGGACCTGGAAAAAGGAAAGGTACTGTAAAAAATTATGAATCAACCGTTGCTTTTTATAACGGTGACACGGTCACTACGAAGATAAAAGACGCTAATGAAGAAATTACGACATTACTTTCTTTATCTTATAATCAATTCAAACAAATTGTTATGCTCCCTCAAGGTGAATTTAAAAAACTTCTTGAGTCAGATAGTAAAAATAAAGAAGAGATTTTTCGGGACATTTTCCGTACCGAGCTCATTCTCTCTTTCCAGGAAATTTTAAAAAAGCAAGCCTCACAATTAAAAAAAGATGCAGAACATGCCGAAATTTCTCTGCGTGCTGCTTATGAGTATCTAATCGATATTGATGATGAACAACTAATAAATGCGATGAAACTCCAAGATACAGAAAGTGTACTAGATCGCCTAGATAAATTAGCGACAAACTATTCTAAAAAGGAAGCTTCATTTTTAGATTCCTTGAAAAAAAATGATCACCATTTATTAATTTTGCAAGGACAAGTTACCGAATGGGAAAAATACGAGATCCTTCTTCTTGAAAACAAAAAATTATTAGCTGTTACAGAAGACTACCAGCGAATAGAAACAGAACTTTTTGACTATCAACAGGGAAAGATTTGTTTAGAAGCTAAAAAACAGTGGCAAGCTGCCGAATTAGAAAACAATCAAATCCAAAACCAATTTATAATAGAGCAAGAAGAAAAGAAAAAAACAGGTACATTGATTCAAGATTTAACAGATCAATTTTTTAATATAGAAGAAGAGTATAAAAAACTTCCTCAATGGCGCAAAGAAAAAGAAGAATTAAAGAAGCAAAATGAAAAAATTCTTCAATTAGAACAAATGGAAGAAGAAAAATTAAACTTAGAAAAACAAAAAACGGATACAAAAAAAACCATAGAATCTATAGAGGTACAACTAGTTGAATTGAAAAAAAACAAAGAGAAATGGAACGCACAATCTCTAGAAATTCGTATCGCACAAGAAAGTTTATGGGAAAAAAATGAAGGTAAACAGTTGATTCAAGAACAAATAAAGAATGTACAAAACAAAGAAAAGGATATACAAACGTTAGAATCACTTATCGAAGATTTGCATAATGCCATAAAAGAAATGAAAAATAGCCAAATTAATTATGAAGAAAAAACAAATCTTCTTACCGAACAACGTAAGCTTTACAATAACAATTTAGCGGGGATTCTCGCTGCTGATTTGGAAGTGGATCATCCTTGTCCAGTTTGTGGTTCCTATGAGCACCCTTCCTTGGCTCAACCTATATTAGAGACTCCTTCCGACGAACAACTCGAAGAGATGGAAAGAAGTCGCGAAACTGCTTCTCACATCTATTCTAAGAATTCTGCAGTCGTAGCTAGCTTAAAAAAACAAATTACTACCTTTGAAAACTCATTAGGATTTACTATTGAATCTCTTCACTCAGAAAAAATGAAACTTTCAAAAAGAATGGATCAAGAAAGTGAAAAACTACAAGCTTTAGAAAAAGAACTTCAGTCTCTTCAAGAAATGATCGTTCATTTTGATAAAGTACAATCAAAAATAACAACTACTGCACAAGAAGAACGAGATGCGGAGCTAAAAAATAAAGAACTTCACACAAATATTCTTCATCAAAATAATCGTATAGAAGTTTTAGAATCAAATAAAAAGAATTTATTACCAGAAATTTCCAATCTAGATTTAGAGGTAGTTAAAAAAGAACTCACTGAGTGGAACAATAAAATCACTCACATCGAAAAAGAATATCCCGAAATGAGAAATAAAATAACTGAATTAGAAAAAAAGTTAGCTGGACAAATATCAACCATATCTTCTTTAGAAAAGCAGGTAGAAACTACCGATCAACGAGTGGAACAATTTCATATAGAGTATCAGAATAAACTAGATCAAGCTGGTTTCAAGGAGAATTTTGAAGAAGAACTACTATCCAATCAAGCAGCCCAACAAAAAGAAAAAGATCTGATAGAGTTTCAAGACTCGGTAAAAATAAATACTCAAAATTTAAACACTCAAAAACAACTCATAGATAGTTATGGGAACGATATGACCTTAGATCATCTAGAGCTAGAACGTAGACAGGTTCAAGAAGAAAAAGATTCAATCGAAATACAAATAAGTATGATTCGCAGTTTGTTACAGACCATTGTAAAAGGTCAAACCTCAATTAAAAAAATCTATAAAAAAATGCACGGAGTTTTAGAAAAATATCAACGTGTTCAACGTTTATCTGAAATTGCAAATGGAACTTCAAAAGAAACGGGAAGAATGTCATTTGAACGATATGTGCTAGCTATCTATTATGAGGAAATTGTAAAAGCAGCTAATATTCGACTGCAACAAATGACAGCTGATCGTTACTTATTATTACGTACAGAAGAGAAAGGAAAAGGGATAGGTGCTAAAGGCTTAGAATTGGATGTTTTTGATCATTACACAGGCCAGACACGTTCCGTTAAAACTTTGTCTGGTGGTGAAAGTTTCAAAGCATCCTTAGCTTTAGCGCTGGGATTAAGTGATGTGATGCAAAGTCAGAGTGGCGGCATCCAAATCGATACACTTTTCATAGATGAAGGTTTCGGAACCTTAGATTCGGAATCATTAGACCATGCGATTCAAACGCTAGCAGAATTAAATGCCCGTGGAAGGATTGTAGGAGTTATTTCACACGTAGATGAATTAAAGACACGTATTCCAGCTCATATTGAAGTCACTCATACTTCTGAAGGAAGTCATGCAAGAATAACTGTATAA
- a CDS encoding exonuclease SbcCD subunit D, which yields MRILHTADWHLGKIVNEFSMIEDQRYYLHQLIDTIKEMNVDVIIMAGDLYDRSLPPKEAVSLADEILTRMITELKVPVLAIAGNHDSNERLEFGSRLFTENQLYMEGTIKPTIRKVQIEQTNFYLVPFGDPIYIREVYQNPDIRTMEDVARYQVASIKKDMNPDECNILIGHSYVISGTADSVEASDSERPLSIGTAEYIPVEVFEDFDYVALGHLHKPQKVKKESIRYSGSILKYSKSECRHKKQVTLVDIDKNHLEITPLYIQPKRDMRTLRGAFDDLMKGTSNDYLFFELEDSGIIMDSMNRLRHRYPNAMGLEYVNHLEKQFTSLTHTQADLKKYSLPDLFKEFYSEHTNSLLDEQDDTIIYDAFSAAERNSK from the coding sequence TTGCGTATTTTACATACAGCTGACTGGCATTTAGGTAAAATAGTCAATGAATTCTCAATGATTGAGGATCAACGTTATTACCTTCACCAATTAATTGATACTATCAAAGAAATGAATGTTGACGTCATTATCATGGCAGGAGACCTATACGATCGTTCATTACCTCCAAAAGAAGCTGTCTCACTGGCGGATGAAATTCTGACTCGAATGATAACCGAATTGAAAGTTCCAGTATTAGCCATTGCTGGGAATCATGATAGTAATGAGCGCTTGGAATTTGGTTCTCGTTTATTTACAGAAAATCAATTATACATGGAAGGTACCATTAAACCAACCATTAGAAAAGTTCAAATTGAACAGACAAACTTCTACTTAGTCCCTTTTGGCGACCCCATATATATTCGTGAAGTCTACCAAAATCCAGACATTCGTACGATGGAGGATGTCGCCCGATATCAAGTCGCCTCCATTAAAAAAGATATGAATCCGGATGAATGTAACATTTTAATTGGTCATAGTTATGTGATTAGTGGAACTGCGGATTCAGTTGAAGCCTCTGATTCAGAGCGTCCCTTAAGCATTGGTACTGCAGAATATATTCCAGTGGAGGTATTCGAAGACTTTGACTATGTAGCGTTAGGACATTTACATAAACCTCAAAAGGTGAAAAAGGAATCGATTCGCTATAGTGGTTCTATTTTAAAATATTCTAAATCAGAATGCCGACATAAAAAACAAGTGACTCTTGTCGATATTGATAAGAATCATTTAGAAATCACACCTCTTTATATTCAGCCCAAACGTGATATGCGTACTCTTCGAGGTGCCTTTGATGACTTGATGAAAGGTACCTCAAATGATTATTTATTCTTTGAGTTAGAGGATTCAGGAATCATCATGGATTCCATGAATCGATTACGCCATCGTTATCCAAACGCAATGGGCCTGGAATATGTCAATCATCTAGAAAAACAATTTACTAGTCTAACCCATACTCAAGCAGACCTTAAAAAATACTCTTTACCTGATCTATTCAAAGAGTTTTACTCCGAACATACAAATTCTCTTCTAGACGAGCAAGACGATACTATTATTTATGATGCATTTTCAGCTGCAGAAAGGAATTCAAAATGA
- a CDS encoding acyl-[acyl-carrier-protein] thioesterase: MSGLKYRLSHQVKGYECDFQGEMTVPSLINLMIHVSGLQSDSIGNTEASMSEQGLSWVIVQYNIDIHQIPRRRDQITIETEAMSYNRFFTYRAFRAYDENEHLLVEVLSTFSVMNLETRKLVRVQKEMTEPYEADEIRSIIRQPKVIPITEENPKEQLFTVRYLDIDSNQHVNNSKYFDWLINTVDFNFLISHQIKRIQIKYEKEVGFGNMITSKMSTSSEIAEDGTRMTAHQIWNESTIACVANIFWKSRN; the protein is encoded by the coding sequence ATGAGTGGATTAAAATATCGATTAAGTCATCAAGTAAAAGGATATGAATGTGATTTTCAAGGAGAAATGACAGTACCATCACTGATTAACTTGATGATCCATGTCTCAGGTTTACAAAGTGATTCTATAGGAAATACCGAGGCCAGCATGTCTGAACAAGGATTAAGCTGGGTAATTGTTCAGTATAATATCGATATTCATCAAATTCCACGTAGGCGTGACCAAATTACAATTGAAACAGAAGCAATGAGTTATAATCGATTCTTTACCTATCGCGCTTTTCGAGCTTACGATGAAAATGAACATTTACTAGTAGAAGTTCTCTCAACCTTTTCTGTAATGAACTTAGAAACTCGTAAACTAGTTCGTGTTCAAAAAGAAATGACAGAACCATATGAAGCTGATGAAATTCGCTCGATTATCCGCCAACCTAAAGTCATACCAATAACAGAGGAGAATCCAAAAGAACAACTATTTACTGTACGCTATTTGGATATCGATTCCAATCAGCATGTTAATAATTCGAAGTACTTTGATTGGCTTATTAATACCGTTGATTTTAATTTTTTGATTTCTCATCAAATAAAAAGAATTCAAATTAAATATGAAAAAGAAGTTGGATTTGGAAATATGATTACAAGTAAAATGAGTACATCTTCTGAAATTGCAGAAGATGGGACTCGTATGACGGCTCACCAAATCTGGAATGAGAGTACAATTGCTTGTGTAGCTAACATTTTTTGGAAATCAAGAAATTGA
- a CDS encoding cation:proton antiporter: MLTSIAFVLVFGLLLGYVFRKMKVPGLIGMILAGVLLGPYVFNFLDDSILGLSPDLRQIALVIILTRAGLTLDIRDLKRVGRSALMMSFVPATVEIVAVTLLGPLLLGMDIISSMVMGTVLAAVSPAVVVPFMLKIMKEGYGKKTFRSPIDTLWSIH; encoded by the coding sequence ATGTTAACAAGTATTGCTTTTGTTTTAGTTTTTGGTTTACTTTTAGGGTATGTATTTCGAAAGATGAAAGTTCCTGGTTTGATTGGAATGATTTTAGCTGGGGTACTATTAGGACCGTATGTTTTTAATTTTCTTGATGATTCTATATTAGGATTGTCTCCAGATTTAAGACAGATTGCTTTGGTTATTATATTAACTAGAGCGGGACTTACCTTAGATATTCGTGATCTAAAAAGAGTAGGGCGATCAGCATTGATGATGAGTTTTGTTCCTGCTACAGTTGAAATAGTAGCTGTTACTTTACTAGGACCGCTTTTGTTGGGAATGGATATCATTAGTTCTATGGTAATGGGAACGGTTTTGGCAGCTGTATCTCCTGCGGTTGTTGTACCGTTCATGTTAAAAATTATGAAAGAAGGGTACGGTAAAAAAACATTCCGTTCCCCAATTGATACTCTCTGGAGCATCCATTGA
- a CDS encoding cation:proton antiporter — translation MILSGASIDDVFVIVAFTSFTALSLSGNMNVLSFIGIPISILLGILLGVLTGLLLLSFFKYFQVINPIKVLLFLSLSFLLLEIEQQLAGTVSISGLLAIMAMGITFNQKNSEVATQLSNSFDQLWIPAEVILFVLVGTSLDISYTLQAGFATVALVILAVLVRMFGVFLSTAGTILTTKEKLFTMGAYTPKATVQAAIGGVPLAMGLPFGKEILTVSIVAILITAPIGAFFIENSYRKLLEKD, via the coding sequence TTGATACTCTCTGGAGCATCCATTGATGATGTATTTGTAATTGTTGCCTTTACTTCTTTCACAGCACTTTCTTTAAGCGGAAATATGAATGTTCTAAGTTTTATTGGTATTCCAATCTCTATTCTTTTAGGAATTCTTCTAGGAGTGCTAACTGGTCTTTTACTACTTTCATTTTTTAAATATTTTCAAGTAATAAATCCGATTAAGGTCTTGTTATTTCTAAGTTTATCTTTTCTATTACTCGAAATAGAACAACAATTAGCTGGAACGGTATCGATATCTGGATTGCTAGCAATTATGGCTATGGGAATTACTTTTAACCAAAAGAATTCAGAAGTAGCTACTCAACTTTCTAATAGTTTTGATCAACTTTGGATCCCAGCTGAAGTAATTTTATTTGTTTTAGTCGGAACCAGTTTAGATATTTCTTATACGCTACAAGCTGGTTTTGCAACGGTTGCTTTAGTTATTCTTGCTGTACTTGTTAGAATGTTTGGCGTTTTCTTGTCTACTGCAGGTACTATTTTAACAACAAAAGAAAAACTTTTTACAATGGGTGCTTATACGCCCAAAGCAACGGTACAAGCTGCAATAGGTGGGGTTCCATTAGCAATGGGACTTCCATTTGGAAAGGAAATCCTGACGGTTTCTATTGTTGCAATTTTAATTACTGCCCCGATTGGAGCTTTTTTCATCGAAAATAGTTATCGGAAATTACTAGAGAAAGACTAA
- a CDS encoding ABC-F family ATP-binding cassette domain-containing protein → MISVSNVSLLFSDRKLFDNVNIKFNAGNCYGVIGANGAGKSTFLKILSGEISPTTGDVILDPNERLSVLNQDHFGFEDHQVLDTVIMGNKRLYQVMAEKDAIYMKEDFSEADGIRAGELEGEFAELNGWEAEADAASLLQGLGISQDLHYKNMSELIEPQKVKVLLAQALFGQPDVLLLDEPTNGLDKQSIEWLSEFLINFPNTVIVVSHDRHFLNTVCTHMADVDFGQIKLYPGNYDFWLQSSQLAAKLAADQNSKKEEKIKELQDFIARFSANASKSKQATSRKKTLDKITLDDIQPSLRKYPFVGFTPEREIGNDVLIVEGLSKSIDGVKVLDNISFSIGRNDKVAFTSRRDIATTTLFQILMGETEADSGTFKWGVTTSRSYLPRDHSSEFPNPNMNILEWLRQFAGKEEDDNTFLRSFLGRMLFSGDDVMKGVSVLSGGEKVRIILSKMMLSKANVLILDDPTNHLDLESITALNDGMISFKGALLFSSHDYEFTNTTANRIIEITPNGVVDRLETSYEEFLNDQDVQKRVDALYV, encoded by the coding sequence ATGATTAGTGTATCAAATGTAAGTCTTCTATTTTCCGATCGGAAATTATTTGACAACGTAAATATTAAATTTAACGCAGGCAATTGCTATGGTGTTATCGGAGCAAACGGCGCCGGTAAATCAACTTTCTTAAAAATTTTATCAGGAGAAATTTCTCCAACTACTGGAGATGTTATTCTCGATCCAAACGAACGACTATCTGTATTAAACCAGGATCACTTTGGTTTTGAAGATCATCAAGTACTAGATACCGTTATTATGGGAAACAAACGTCTTTATCAAGTAATGGCAGAAAAAGATGCTATTTATATGAAAGAAGACTTCTCTGAAGCAGACGGAATTCGTGCAGGTGAACTTGAAGGTGAATTTGCAGAATTAAATGGATGGGAAGCAGAAGCAGACGCTGCTAGTCTCTTACAAGGGCTGGGAATTAGCCAAGATCTTCACTACAAGAATATGAGCGAATTAATTGAACCTCAAAAAGTGAAAGTATTATTGGCACAAGCATTATTTGGTCAACCTGATGTATTACTTTTGGATGAGCCTACTAATGGTTTGGATAAACAGTCTATTGAGTGGCTTTCTGAGTTTTTGATCAACTTTCCAAATACAGTTATTGTGGTTTCCCATGACCGTCATTTCTTAAACACGGTATGTACCCACATGGCAGATGTCGATTTCGGACAAATTAAACTTTACCCAGGGAATTATGATTTCTGGTTACAATCAAGTCAACTAGCTGCAAAATTAGCTGCGGACCAAAACTCTAAAAAAGAAGAAAAAATTAAAGAATTACAAGATTTTATTGCGCGTTTCAGTGCAAATGCTTCTAAATCAAAACAAGCAACTTCACGTAAGAAAACACTCGATAAAATTACTCTAGATGATATCCAGCCTTCTCTACGTAAATATCCATTTGTTGGATTTACACCTGAACGTGAAATCGGAAACGATGTTCTGATTGTGGAAGGTCTTTCTAAGTCTATTGATGGAGTAAAAGTTTTAGATAATATTAGTTTCTCCATTGGACGAAATGATAAAGTCGCTTTTACAAGTCGCCGTGATATCGCAACGACTACCCTATTCCAAATCTTAATGGGGGAAACAGAAGCTGATTCTGGAACATTCAAATGGGGAGTTACAACTTCTAGAAGTTATCTTCCAAGAGATCATTCTTCTGAGTTTCCAAATCCAAATATGAATATTTTAGAGTGGCTTCGTCAATTCGCCGGTAAAGAAGAAGATGATAATACGTTCCTACGTAGCTTCTTAGGTAGAATGCTTTTCTCTGGAGACGATGTAATGAAAGGTGTTTCTGTACTTTCTGGTGGAGAAAAGGTTAGAATTATTCTTTCAAAAATGATGCTTTCTAAAGCAAATGTTTTGATTTTGGATGATCCAACAAACCACTTAGATTTGGAATCTATTACTGCTTTAAACGATGGTATGATTTCATTTAAAGGGGCTCTCCTCTTTTCATCACATGACTATGAGTTTACAAATACAACTGCAAATCGCATTATTGAAATCACTCCAAATGGTGTGGTAGATCGTTTGGAAACTTCTTATGAAGAATTCTTAAATGATCAAGATGTTCAAAAACGCGTAGACGCACTTTATGTATAA
- the brnQ gene encoding branched-chain amino acid transport system II carrier protein, whose translation MEKKLSGKEYVFIGSLLFGLFFGAGNLIFPVQMGQLSGADMLPATLGFLTTAVGLPFLGIVAMGMSRKDSLYELASKVSPGYSMFYTCALYLTIGPFFAIPRTATVSFESAFAPYLPANQLQLVLLIFSALFFGSSLWFSLKPTEILKWVGKVLNPIFLVSVAILIAFGMFNPMGEVATIPVAEAYQQQGSFFKGFLEGYNTMDALASLAFGIIIVSTIKNLGVTKPASIAKDTIISGIFSMSLMGIIYASLVYLGATSRGIIEVSPNGGVALADISRHYFGGLGGIVLAVIITVACYKTAVGLITAISEMFVTLFPNKLTYNHYVYVFTAISFIVANLGLNQIIAFSIPVLMFLYPLAITLIVVTILSPLFKDKMIVYQMTTIFTLPFALIDFLHALPKGLKSSIGLDQLSIWAKGFIPLFSVGMGWLIPAIIGFIIGLVLTKRKTK comes from the coding sequence ATGGAAAAGAAACTATCAGGAAAAGAATATGTATTTATAGGTTCATTGTTATTTGGTCTGTTTTTTGGAGCTGGTAATCTCATATTTCCGGTTCAAATGGGCCAACTTTCCGGAGCAGATATGCTTCCGGCAACATTAGGTTTTTTAACAACAGCAGTAGGATTACCATTTCTAGGTATTGTAGCAATGGGAATGTCTCGTAAAGATAGTTTATACGAGTTAGCTAGCAAGGTGAGTCCTGGATACAGTATGTTTTATACATGCGCCTTGTATCTGACAATTGGTCCATTCTTTGCCATCCCTCGTACAGCAACGGTTTCTTTTGAATCAGCCTTTGCACCATACTTACCTGCAAATCAGTTGCAGCTAGTTTTACTTATTTTCTCAGCACTCTTTTTTGGAAGTTCTTTGTGGTTTTCTTTGAAACCTACTGAAATTCTTAAATGGGTAGGGAAAGTATTGAATCCTATTTTCTTAGTTTCAGTGGCAATATTAATTGCTTTCGGAATGTTCAATCCAATGGGAGAGGTAGCAACGATTCCAGTTGCAGAAGCCTACCAACAACAAGGTTCTTTTTTCAAAGGGTTTTTAGAAGGATATAATACAATGGATGCTTTAGCATCATTGGCTTTTGGTATTATTATTGTTAGTACGATTAAAAACTTAGGTGTAACAAAGCCGGCATCGATTGCAAAAGATACTATTATTTCTGGAATTTTTAGTATGTCCTTGATGGGAATTATTTATGCTAGTTTGGTATATTTAGGTGCTACCAGTCGTGGAATCATTGAAGTGAGTCCAAATGGTGGAGTTGCATTAGCAGATATTTCTCGTCACTATTTTGGAGGACTAGGTGGAATTGTCTTAGCAGTTATTATTACTGTGGCTTGTTACAAAACCGCAGTAGGTCTGATTACAGCTATTAGTGAAATGTTCGTTACTCTTTTTCCGAATAAGCTAACGTATAATCATTATGTATATGTATTTACTGCTATTTCTTTTATTGTAGCTAACCTTGGACTCAATCAAATTATTGCTTTTTCCATTCCAGTATTGATGTTCCTCTATCCACTGGCGATTACGTTAATCGTTGTTACGATTCTTAGTCCTTTGTTCAAAGATAAAATGATTGTATATCAAATGACTACGATCTTCACTTTGCCTTTTGCATTAATTGATTTCCTTCATGCACTACCAAAAGGATTAAAGAGCAGTATTGGATTAGATCAATTATCTATCTGGGCTAAGGGATTTATTCCACTCTTTTCAGTTGGTATGGGTTGGCTTATACCAGCAATCATTGGTTTTATCATTGGATTAGTCCTAACGAAACGAAAAACTAAGTAA
- a CDS encoding 3D domain-containing protein codes for MIAARREQLEARLVALQVSPSTTNRVMMLFDSENFTDFVGRFVALAQIQSADKEQIVSAMEEEEKLKELEETLAEQVVTIKEKTTIVETELAEFDKELESLQILMADNQEGLNQILTKKENEKVRLEEVAAAEKVAAAEQAAKAETATKASETTQSTQTTQSSSVSTPVVEKQEQPAVEAPASTNGRTLSVSATAYSRHEAGLSNFTATGIDLRRNSMVIAVDPNVIPLGSLLDVPGYGIAIAGDTGGAIKGNKIDLHMEDVGRMNAFGRQQMTITILN; via the coding sequence TTGATTGCAGCAAGAAGAGAACAATTAGAAGCTAGATTGGTTGCTCTACAAGTATCTCCATCAACTACTAATCGTGTTATGATGCTTTTTGACTCAGAAAACTTTACAGATTTTGTAGGACGTTTTGTAGCCCTTGCACAAATCCAGTCTGCTGATAAAGAACAAATTGTCTCAGCAATGGAAGAAGAAGAAAAATTAAAAGAATTAGAAGAAACGTTAGCAGAACAAGTGGTAACGATCAAAGAAAAAACAACTATAGTCGAAACAGAACTTGCAGAATTTGACAAAGAATTAGAAAGTCTACAAATTCTAATGGCAGATAATCAAGAAGGTTTAAATCAAATCTTAACTAAAAAAGAGAATGAGAAAGTTCGTTTGGAAGAAGTAGCCGCAGCCGAAAAAGTAGCAGCCGCTGAGCAAGCTGCTAAAGCAGAAACTGCAACAAAAGCATCTGAAACTACTCAGTCCACTCAAACCACTCAATCAAGTTCAGTATCAACACCGGTTGTTGAAAAACAAGAACAGCCTGCTGTTGAAGCACCTGCATCAACAAACGGAAGAACTCTTTCAGTGTCAGCAACTGCGTATTCTCGTCACGAAGCAGGGTTGTCCAATTTTACTGCAACAGGAATTGATTTACGTCGAAATTCAATGGTTATTGCCGTTGATCCAAATGTTATTCCTCTAGGTAGCCTGTTGGATGTACCTGGTTATGGAATTGCAATTGCTGGAGATACAGGTGGAGCTATTAAAGGAAACAAAATTGATTTACATATGGAAGATGTTGGTCGAATGAATGCTTTCGGAAGACAACAAATGACCATTACTATTTTAAATTAA
- a CDS encoding amino acid ABC transporter ATP-binding protein, with amino-acid sequence MAEAKVKVSNLKKSFGSNEVLKGIDLEVTEGEVVCIIGPSGSGKSTFLRCLNGLEEISGGNVLIDNVDITNPKTDINKVRAEIGMVFQHFNLFPHLTVSQNITLAPTELKRLAKEEAKKKAVELLDVVGLSEKELVYPNSLSGGQKQRVAIARALAMNPDIMLFDEPTSALDPEMVGEVLEVMKRLAKDGMTMVVVTHEMGFAREVGDRVIFMDGGYIVEEGTPEEVFQHTQHPRTKDFLNKVL; translated from the coding sequence ATGGCAGAAGCTAAAGTAAAAGTATCGAACCTCAAAAAGAGTTTTGGAAGCAATGAGGTTTTAAAAGGGATTGACTTAGAAGTTACTGAAGGAGAAGTAGTTTGTATTATTGGCCCTTCTGGATCCGGGAAAAGTACATTCCTTCGCTGCTTGAATGGTCTGGAAGAAATTTCGGGTGGAAACGTCCTTATCGATAACGTTGACATTACAAACCCTAAAACAGATATTAATAAAGTTAGAGCAGAAATTGGGATGGTTTTTCAACATTTCAATCTTTTCCCTCATCTAACTGTTTCTCAAAATATTACACTAGCACCCACAGAGTTAAAACGACTTGCTAAAGAAGAAGCAAAGAAAAAAGCAGTGGAACTCTTAGATGTAGTCGGTTTATCTGAAAAAGAGCTTGTTTATCCAAATTCATTATCAGGTGGTCAAAAGCAACGAGTAGCAATTGCACGTGCTTTAGCAATGAATCCTGACATTATGTTGTTTGACGAGCCCACCTCTGCATTAGATCCAGAGATGGTAGGAGAAGTACTTGAAGTTATGAAACGACTTGCAAAAGATGGGATGACAATGGTTGTCGTAACTCATGAAATGGGATTTGCTCGTGAAGTAGGCGATCGTGTTATTTTTATGGATGGTGGCTATATCGTAGAAGAAGGAACTCCTGAAGAGGTATTCCAACATACACAACATCCTAGAACAAAAGATTTCTTGAATAAAGTACTATAA